In Lates calcarifer isolate ASB-BC8 linkage group LG21, TLL_Latcal_v3, whole genome shotgun sequence, the sequence TAGCagtccacaaaaaaaaaacaaggctcTCAGTTTCTCTCAACTTGATGTTAGCTTTCATTGAATTCACTTGTTTTATGCTACGTAAGTGTACACTTTGCGGTCCTCCGGTGTTCGTGCCAAATATTCCCTCTCAATGAGTCCTTCAATGCGCTTCTTGATGACTACAGGACTAGGAAGGAATCGCGCTCGCAACTGCTGTGTGACCTGcggagacacaaaaacacagtaatcAATACATTACAATCTCTTTGCATCCAAACATCATCACTCATTTTAATCACCATTATCATCACCTTGTTTTATATCTTTCGCTTTCATTGTCTGTTCATTCACAGCACTACACTGTCCAATACTGTGGACAGGTTGTGGTCAAAGGAAAGAAATGTGTAGGGAgtttttattgctttaattTGAGAAAAACTCCTCATTTTATCCTCAGTCTTGCCCCTTTGTTGTGCATCTCATCATTTGCCACTAGGGGGCTTACTGAGGGCAAGACAACACACTTTGCTCTGTGATCATGTCCACTGTGAAGCATACAAATACTTTGGCAACATTACAGCTTCAGGCTAAATATTAAAGTTCATGTTTCCTTTAAAATTAAAGCAACCATTTCAGCTGACTGACCTCTGCTACTAGGACATTGTGCTGCATCTTCTTTCTAGACTTCATGATGCGAACAATGGCAGCTTCGATCTCATGCTTCCTGTCGTCGTCCACTTTCTGTCgtgtctccttcctctctggGTCTGACTCCCCCTGTTTAGCAGCCACTGGGAgatgcacaaaagagggaagtAAAtgcaaaagacaaagaggaattACACTAAAAGAATACATTTTGCCTAGTAAATGCTCTGAATAATTCATGATGAGGTAAGCGGTAagagtttaaaacattttgttaaatttactGCAGTACATGGTAATGTGACATTATGGTATTGAAACACCTAATGTCTCTACACTGCAATTCAGTGCTGCAATTTTCATTTAGCTGAGTTCAAGTCTTACACATACagttaaacatacagtatgtattaaTAATTCATCACTAACACAAAATAATATTGTGCCCCTTTGTTTCCAATCAGAAAACTTTACATGAACTTGACTTAGTCTACCTGTCTGGATCTTGACACGGTGCAGTTTGGAGGTAAACTGGTCATTGACTGTAAACACATGGCCATTCTCAATCTCCTTGGACTTTGGCTCCTTGGTGAGGACTCTCTGAGTGGGTTTCCCACAGGCCAGCGACTGCAGCGCTCGCACCAGTTCCCTCTCTGGGATGTCCGTCTCCTGCTGGATCTCCTACATGGTGGAGAGATCATGTTCAGGGATATGAGAATACATAAGGAAGATATAACAGATGGAGAAACTTGTATGACAAATGTTTTATCCGGCaggttgttgtttatgttttttggCACAGAATATTGTTCTTGTGATAGGAAGGGAATATTGTGCAGCATTTTGAGGCATATAATTCTGTACCTCAAAGGTGGACTTCTCTCTGTTATTGAAAAGCATGAGGATGGTCATCTGGAAGGTAGAAACCTGCAGGATGTGCTTCCTGGTGTTGGAGCCTGTCACCTGGGCTCCTCCCACTCCAACCTCTGACCCATCCTCCTGTTGACATGTGAGGATGAAAAACCATAATCTAAAAACACAGTTCAGAATCCCTTTCCtcaagaaatgtttgttttctgtcactgaaacTCCTCCAAAACCTAGATGTCATTGTTGTTCAAATACTGCAAATGTCATAAGAGAAATTTATCGCATTCTAGGTAAAAATATTGAGTTGTTTTTGCAATTATTTGTCACATTTAGTTGTGATCATTACTCCCTGTGCTTCCAAgagtacatttaaaaataacaacagttaGTTCCCAAACTTTGAAAAGTGAAACTGCACTGTTAAAGAATAAAAAGCATGGCCACCCTGTTATTTTCTATGCATATTCATGtgacaatataaaataaagctctgaaatgtgttattattttcctctttaCAGGTGATACATACCTTTTTGATGGGGCCGTAGAAGGTGGCATTTAGATCTGCAGAGCCCATATGGTGCTGCAGTGTGAGTTGTCTGCCGCTGTGCTTACCAAGATAAAACCTAAAGGCAGGGTGGAGTCACTCTAGGTTAACCTCTAAGAATAGTCAATGTGCCATAATTAATCCAACTTAAGTGTTAGTGCTCTCTGCAACAAGTCCTAGGAGAAGACCTTCACAATACAGAATGGTACAAACTTAATGATAATTTCTTGGAATAGACCCAAGCTTATATCTTCAGCAACTGTAAAGGGTTCTTATTCTGGTCAGCTTCCACATGGTTAAGTAATACTCTTCCTTTTGGATCACACGGAGAAacatttcatatatatttggATTGATGCCAAAGTACTGTTATAAAACTATGCACAAATAAACCTCTTATTCTGTGCATGAGGTGTATTAACTGACCAACCTCCTAAAGACTTCAAATGCATGTCGCGGTGAAGGAGGGATATTGCACTTGGGTGTTGCTGATTGTGTTGGCCAGTATCCTGTGGTCAGGACTCTCACAGTGAGATCAACCCCTCCAAGTGACACCTGGagttagaaaaacacacaagacagacaatCAGGGTTCAGTCTATGCTTCTGTAATTACACCATGTAGCTTACTGCTGCTGTACACTCatttatatttcaaataaaaaaagacagaactaAATTAGAAAACAACTCTAGATTACTTCTTACTTGCTTTTAATCTAAAACACTGTGTTCTtataatttcattaaaaaaaagaggttaaatgaccatttaaatgttgtttggCTGTAGACTGTTCAAAACATAAATGCATAAATGATTACTGACATTCACACTCCTCTGTGCTAAACATGAATTGCACTTCAGCAAATTACAATGACAACCAGATACAGTAGTGACAAAAAGCCATGTGACAGTACAGCACAACCGGAAATTGGCACCATGTATTTGCAGGATATGGATGGTTAGGTGCATaattgttttaatgtgactgAGCAACACAGCAATTGTCAGTCATTCAATCAGCCATGTAATGATTACAGATAGCAAGTGGGTTCTTTATTTTTGACAGAGTGAGTTGTGGCGTGTAGTGTCTACTCACCCCAGTTGTCTGTAGATGTTGTCTAAACTCATCCATGGTGGTGTTGGAGATGCTCATATCCCGGAACATGCCCTCCAGTTTAGAGGTGAACTGACAGCCACACTCGGTCTGAGCAATGAAGACCATGATTAATGTAAATCAACACTTACATGGTGCCCAGGAAATGTGTCAATTGTCAATTTGTAACAGTGGCAAGAGGATACAGCCTGcttaactgtgtgtttcctctATCTAAACCTCCTTTGTCTTGTGCCTATACATTGAATAGACTTATAGTATCAGCTGACTCATGGAACATTTCAGTGATGTTGAATGAGGAGCAGCAAGcacaagggggaaaaaaacaaaatcattcgAGCTAGATAACCAGTTCTCCTCATCTGGAAGCTGAAAGTTTTTCATTCAAACGAAAATCTTGATTGAAACAGAACTTCTCGTATCACACTCCTGCTCACCTTGAGCTTTGAGATCATGTTTTTCTCAGAGTCATCAGAGACACTCTTGTTGGTGAGCAGCCTTCGGGCCAGGTGCTGCTTGTAGTACCTCTCAAACACGTCCTTCTCCTGCATGAAGCGGAAAAGCACCATGGCCTTGTCCAGTATAGACTCCACCTCCTGCTCTGTCAGCTGGGttaagtaaacaaaaacacGACAAAGGGCCAGGTTACACCCATCATATAAGCAGGACACACAGCAGGTAAGGACAGTcataaacagaaacaagagTCTGATCTCTCAAGCACCTTTGATATGCAACACGAGCCACTAAACTGGCTTGCATATGCAAAATGACCATAATGTTCTTTGTTTAAGTAATGTGCTTTACACCAAATATGTTTAACAGCAGCTTTTGTTCAAGAACCAAAATGTACACGGCTTCAGCTACCCCACATTTGAATGAACACTATAATAAACCACAGCAATAAAAGCTGATTAGATTACCAGCTTATGGCAGTAACCTACTCTTTATCAAATGGAGAGAGAAGTTCTCATCTCTTGACATGTAATTATAGCATTTCTTACTTAAGTGAGATGTGCTTTGGCATAAAATCAAAAGTTTTTGTTGTAGTAAGATGTCTGTGGCAtgtgtctgaaaataaaatctattaGAGGGCTCACCCCTTTTACTCCTTTCTTCAGTTTGTCATCAATAAAGAGTGAGAGGTACTCGGGCGAGCGGGAGTTGAGATTAAGGAAGTATTCAAAGTCGCCAGCAATAGTTTGTTTGAAGAGTCTGTCATTATTGAAAGACTCCTGGAGGAAACGGTCGAAACGGGACTTCAGGTCCAGCAAACCCTGCAGGAAGGAGgcagtgaaacaaagatgaagagggatgataacagcagcagtttgcaTTATCAGTAGCTTAACACAGCAGTTAAAGCTCCAACTGTAGCTACAGCAGAGAGGATCTCATCAGAAAACACGGAGGCTGCTGTTTGTTAGATGAGAGCAAGAGCAGGAATGTAGGAGTGAAACTGCAAACCACAGAAACTACTTTACACAGGAGCTTCAAAAGCGCTGTAGGATGAACATAACAAGACTTTCAAATACACTGCCTTCTCTCTAGTCGCCTAAATGACCTTACATGTTATTAAAGATGTTGTAACAACAAAGTGTGGTTGAGGGGCACAGGCCATCATGGTTTGTGGCCACTAACGCAGGGGGTCAGAGCAGTTATCCTCTGCTTGGAGGTTATAAAAGTGCATTACATACGAGGATCAGCACACGGTGTCTTACAGCCAACTGAGCCAGTAGAAATTACTTCATGATCTTTAACAAGGTTATATGTTCGGACCAGTGTCTTTTATCTCTTTCCCCAGCTTTCTTCACTGAAATATATGTGTGGTTACAAGGTTACAGTGTGTTTCAACAGAGCATGTGTATCATGTGATCTTTCTCCTATCTCGTCAGAGCAAATTAATTGAAAATCCCACATGATGTTCGTGCTAGTTCACAAGAATAAGCAATAATATTACTGCACCACAATGTCTCCTGATAACCGAGCAGCTCACCTGGATGTAGTCTACAGggttttttccctctccctcctctgacaCGAGCGCCTTGCCTTGCTCCCGCAGATATGAgctcatacactcacacatggTCTTCAGCCCATTGGGAACCCTGCTGAACAGCTTGTACATGCACGCCAAATCTGCAGATGGATATGcatgagtacacacacacacacagaaacacacacagacatcagaaATCTATTTCTACcaactgaaaatgactgatCAGCTGAGATCTGCTAGAACTGCGCAGAGTGAATTGAGAGAACTGAGTGCTTCTGAGTTTAACAAggtgaaaatattttctgaagaCAGAAAATCAAATCATTGCTCATATTGTTTGTGACATGCGCGAGGAGATCACATTGTGACTGCATTACTGATCCAGAAAAACATATATATCTTCTGCAAGTGACAGTTACAAGGTTTATTAAAGAGTGTTGGgggtttctgtttctctgttttgtgcAGTGAAGTCTAAACTTGTGTGGACTGCTGAGATGAAATGTTAAAGACATGAAGTCTAAGTAGCAGACAATGGAGCACTTACCGTCTGTTTTGCCATTCTTGAGCATGTGGACCAAGCCTGAGTTCTCCATCTCTACAATGGTTTTCATGTGTTTGGAGATGAGTTCCCTTTCCACCACCTTAACAATAGGCTCCTCTGTAGACTTATCCAGGCAGTGCATCACTCGCTCAATCTCCTCATTAATCCTGGCTTCCACCTTCTTTATGTACACACTGGCACTGTTTTCTGCAAGGAACTTTTGGCTCTCCATCTAAATACAATAAGAGACACTTAGGAGCTgtgcatttttaataaaaacagaaatcctTCAGCCACAACCTTTTGTGGAACTCTCAAAATGTTAGTTATTTAGGCTGTAAATACAGGATGTATGCCTTATGTTCCCTGGTTGATACTTTTtcaaagatgttaaaaaaacCCACCTGTAATGACACTGTATTTTACTTATATAGATCCCAAAAAGGGGAGATAgtagccatggcaacagctAACAGGGATccaaataaatgataaacaatGAACAGTCAAGGGAATGATGTTCTCTCACAAACCTGAAAAAATTCAGCAGACATTTCTAAGAATGGAGCCTCAAAGTCTTCTTCATAAACAGATCTCCCCTCAAGGCCGAGGATCATTAACATTTGGCAGGCGTTTCTAATGGCCCCCCtgggggagaggagagacaagaCAAATGTTGCAGGCACAATCAGTCATGCAAAACCCAATAAAGCTGaaaagttacattaaaaaagaaacaatagaAAACATTTCTGCTCATGTCACACTTCCTATGGCTGCCAACtaaattttgattattttttcattggaaaaccaaaaaacaaacacactctccaGCACACAAGgctcatgaaaaaataaagttttaaaaatgtcagaggTTTTGTTTCAATGAACATGATGGTAGTTGTAATTTTAGCAGATCTCTTACTGCTCTTTTACTGTTTATACCAAAAGCATGTACCCTGTCTGCCTCTGGTTATGATGATTTATaatttttcttaattatttgACTATGAAGGATGTGAAATCAATCCTGTGTTTGAATTGATTTGGCTACCTGTCCACcacctcccccttcctctcGCGTGCGATCATGTCTAGCAGGGTCTGTCGGAGATGGTCTCTGATGCAGCCGTAGCGAACCACCTGATCCCTAAAGATGATGAGGCCCAGGTTATAGACGTTCTCTACATTGTTCTGCTGTACATACACCCGGTCCTGTcgggcaaacacacacaaagaagagaGCATTATCATTAGACATATGCATTTTTCCCCTTTACCtcttttatttgattaaatgttttttgtgtcatCATTTAAAGTGGGTTTAAGGTAAACTGTTGTTACACTGCATGAAACTGAAATTCTCATCAGTTCCTCATCACAGCACAATTATAAGGTACAGTGGTTAGTTTGATTTCCTGGCTCTGCTTTCCACTTTCACTTTATCTCACATATGTATTGACATAACTGGAAAAATTGTTAAGATCAACTGTTTCCAGAGTGACATTTCCAAAGAAGACCGATGTTCTGCATTCCTCAGTGATGATTCATCAACAACACACCTTCAGGctcattttcaaaatatatacGGTAATATGCAAATATGACCACAGACCCACAGTTAATGTCTACACTGAGGAGTACAAGCTGCCCTCACGTAGTCTAGTTAGTGGACACATCTAATCACAAGTATCCACTATGCAACTAGAAGCATTGCCTCTTGACAAAAGTGCTACTTTACTGTGGTATTCAAAGTAGTTATGAGCAAAAACCAGTACAGGGCATGCgtgtttgcattgttttttaTGATGTCGCCCACCCACTAAATGTTTAAATGCTTTACACATacctaaaatgtttttttctatatCAATGGCACCACCATGACAGAAGATACTGTCGTTTTAGTCTGATCACTGAACAGAAGAAATTCTGATTGAATTCTGATGGTACTCATCACTGATGCATGCACTTATTCAGTTTGATGAAGAGTTCTTTTGGTAAGCTCTGTAAATGTGTTGTGTGAGAGTCTTGGTAAATATCAGTTACTCACCATATACATCAGGATGTCTCTGATCATCACCATCGCTGTCTGATGGTCATTCCACGCCTGATTTAGGGTTTGGAGGAAGTTATTGTTTAGGGAGTTGAGGACATCTTCTCGTACCTTTTGGcgagacacaaaaacacacatggacacatgaGGGGGACATGCAAGAGAAAAATACTCCTAAAAGAAGTTGAAACTTATATATGAGATTTCCTACTAATGGAGTCTTCTACTGTGACCACACTTTGCTGTCTCTTTAATACCTTTTCTCTACTAGTCAGGCATACAACAGCTTGATAATAGTCACACTGCAGTGTGACTCAGCACTGTAAACCAAGGTCTCTGTGGAGTAAGATTCTTAAGGGCACATCgaccttcctttttttccctccttctgAACAGAGATGATGAATTATCAACTGCACCTAATGTTACGTGAGATCAACCCTCACAGACTCACCAACTTCATCTTTATCACATCAGGATCAAATGTTGATGTGGAAGAGGGAGGCAAACCCATAAATCTGAAAATGCCTTTAAATCAAAGACTCACTCTGCACACTCATGGCTTACTTATAAAAGTGATGATGAGgtaactattacatcttacaACTAGTGCATCCACTCTGACTCTTTATGAAGCTGCTGCTCCATCATGTTAAACAAGACGTATGTAAAGAGTAAAGTTCATATATTAAACAATTGCTTAATGAATATGATATTAATTACAAAGTGATGTTGGAAGCATGTGATGCACTCCTATGAGTAACAGTAACCTAAAAACATGTGATTTAATCCATTGGTTCATGAGTAGACACACAGAGCCATAAGACTGTGTATATGATTGTTGCCATGTTTTTGCAGTCACATGGAAACATTGGAAAAAGAACATGATATTTTCAATGAAAACTTTGGCAGTGGTGAAAGTGACATGCATGAAGGCAAACAGGATTTAAGCTCTTCTTAAGCCCTgtctaaatgaaaacagaggaactGCCTGTTTGCCTCTTATCATGTTGGCTCCAAAATTCACCTGCTGTCCTGTCCGCCTGGTCAGTGCTGGGCAGCAAACTGAGCTGAGAGTGTAAACTCAAACAGTGCCAGTGTTAAGTGAAATTTCACATCTCCAAATCCCTTTGTCAGTAATTCTTAATGGCAAAAATCATTGAATCAAACATTAAAACGACTGAGAAGCAGAGTGACTGCTGCATAGGAACAACcttacagtgcagtacagtaagAGCTTACAGTTGagatgcaaaaaagaaaactgtcatCATTGAGAATTGAGCTGTTTTCAAAACTTAAGTCTGGGTGAAGTGTCTGCTATCTGGTTTTTAGGCTGCATACAAACCATTACTACTCTATTTCTTTGAAAGTGTTATCTGCATCATTATTagataagaaaaacacactccGGTGTCAGATCTCTCTTCTTTGATCTGTTCCTTGTTGACAGTCCCTCACTGCTAATTTACTAAGCCTGCCAAGTTGAGAATGTGCATTTAATTAAGCTGTAAAACCATCTGGCTGGTATACAACAGCAGCCTGCTAAAATATTGTTCATTGGGCATCTGCACACTGTAAGTCGACACAGGCATTCACTACAGATATCACATGGCAAAACATAATTGTTGCTAATTACATGCAACAAAACAAGTGACAGCTTAGGAAAAACATTCACTGATGGCTTCTCCAATTTACAAGCAGGAAGCTGAAACAAACTAATCTCATCATTACAGGATCAGCATTGGATTGCtgttactgcatttttttttaacagactgCTTAGAATAATCCACTTCATTAACATTTGGCATGTCTACCATTTCACTAACAGCTGATTTCTCCAGCTATATAAATCAGCTAAATGTCCAAAGCATCATTCATAAACATACTGACACACTTTAGTAACACACAAGGCAAAAGCTGTTTTATGAAAGAGTAACCTTGTACAGCTGAGAACCCAGAACAAAATTACCACTCAAGGATCCCCATCTACAAATCCAGACCAGTCACAGAAATGAGGAATCTGTCAAAAAAGGAGGCCTGAGTGATCCTTAGAAGGTTTCACAAATCTCCCACAAGACAAGACTTGAACAACAACCTCTGAAATTGTATTCCCCAGCTTTCTATCTTCTTTCAATACTCACTCCCCCTCACACAGCTGCTTATGAATGGTAACAgctcatgttttcatgtattACCTTTGTTTTACAAGGATGACACACGCAggacaaataataatatgaatcGTAATATCAAACTTGTGACAAATTCTGCTAAGAACCAAGAGGCTTTCAAGCAGCTAGCTTTGATTCAGATCCAAAATTCAATCAATAATTCTGATTAAATTGTGAATGATCAATGATTTAAAAT encodes:
- the cul3b gene encoding cullin-3b, whose translation is MSNLSKGGTKKDTKMRIRAFPMTMDEKYVNNIWDLLKNAIQEIQRKNNSGLSFEELYRNAYTMVLHKHGEKLYTGLREVVTEHLINKVREDVLNSLNNNFLQTLNQAWNDHQTAMVMIRDILMYMDRVYVQQNNVENVYNLGLIIFRDQVVRYGCIRDHLRQTLLDMIARERKGEVVDRGAIRNACQMLMILGLEGRSVYEEDFEAPFLEMSAEFFQMESQKFLAENSASVYIKKVEARINEEIERVMHCLDKSTEEPIVKVVERELISKHMKTIVEMENSGLVHMLKNGKTDDLACMYKLFSRVPNGLKTMCECMSSYLREQGKALVSEEGEGKNPVDYIQGLLDLKSRFDRFLQESFNNDRLFKQTIAGDFEYFLNLNSRSPEYLSLFIDDKLKKGVKGLTEQEVESILDKAMVLFRFMQEKDVFERYYKQHLARRLLTNKSVSDDSEKNMISKLKTECGCQFTSKLEGMFRDMSISNTTMDEFRQHLQTTGVSLGGVDLTVRVLTTGYWPTQSATPKCNIPPSPRHAFEVFRRFYLGKHSGRQLTLQHHMGSADLNATFYGPIKKEDGSEVGVGGAQVTGSNTRKHILQVSTFQMTILMLFNNREKSTFEEIQQETDIPERELVRALQSLACGKPTQRVLTKEPKSKEIENGHVFTVNDQFTSKLHRVKIQTVAAKQGESDPERKETRQKVDDDRKHEIEAAIVRIMKSRKKMQHNVLVAEVTQQLRARFLPSPVVIKKRIEGLIEREYLARTPEDRKVYTYVA